In Paenibacillus algicola, a genomic segment contains:
- a CDS encoding helicase-related protein, with the protein MKELNQLEEVRFIFTSPTFVADSIKKEKREFYIPKLNRERSLYGTEFEIRLKNEMTLKAIAKECSDWIRQKVTFKSNRTSGTMQGMLNFQTNDDDVTYMPLEGFTTVDLGYEKGNALSKMVNKFTEAPFTKMYFDLFDQVWNDKSKLEDVTNQVAEHISSIYKENSPEFIYYVILYNIFNEFLSDITEDILPNEATGFKDTEIWKRLYHFQKDAVLGAINKLEKYNGCILADSVGLGKTFSALGIIKYYELRNKSVLLLCPKKLADNWLTYKQNVTNNILYTDRLRYDVLYHTDISRERGKSNDIPLDRLNWGNYDLLVIDESHNFRNNEAKKDKETRYQKLMRKVLKSGVKTKVLMLSATPVNNKFMDLRNQLALAYEGNPEEINNKLGTDRGINDIFKRAQSAFNQWSKLDAAGRTTETLLGMLDFDFFELLDSLTIARSRKHIQKYYNSEEIGEFPKRLPPISKFCDLTDRTDVIGYNDIFMELSKINLGIYAPFKYIQPSRLRKYEELYDTSLKGGSGSFKQLDREGSLQLLMRINLLKRLESSVESFRLTLSKIISKLGQTLERIEAYQQSGKSDAVGYTEVEDASLDDDDWLDDDFTIGNTIKINLSDMDVIRWKEDLMNDYNILSSLHEEMRKVTPEHDQKLNVLKQVIDNKIGQQINPGNRKVIIFSAFTDTAAYLYNHLSVYMKTKYNIDSAKIVGSDENKNTAGLRNDISTLLTCFSPRSKEKKLTMPDVKGEIDLLIASDCISEGQNLQDCDFLVNYDIHWNPVRIIQRFGRIDRIGSQNKSIQLVNFWPNMTLDEYIQLKERVENRMVIMDMTATGDDNVLFNQSSDLEYRKQQLNRLQKEVVDLDDMNTGVAITDLGLNDFRMDLVNYVKENGELDTVLSGLHTVVPADEDKGVKPGVIFVLRNVNEELNPDKQNRLHPFYLVYMSDDGEVITNHMDVKKTLDVLRALCRGQAEPVLDACRSFNQATKDGRKMDAYSMLLEEAIRSIVQVKEEGDLDSLFSSGGTTALIDSVKGLEDFELITFVVLRQVGD; encoded by the coding sequence ATGAAAGAGCTTAATCAATTAGAAGAAGTGCGATTTATCTTCACTTCGCCTACTTTCGTAGCAGATAGCATTAAGAAAGAGAAACGGGAATTCTATATTCCGAAATTGAATCGTGAAAGAAGCCTTTATGGTACAGAATTTGAAATTCGACTTAAAAACGAAATGACGCTCAAAGCAATTGCAAAGGAATGCAGCGACTGGATTCGTCAGAAAGTTACCTTTAAGTCGAACCGCACATCTGGTACGATGCAAGGCATGTTGAATTTTCAAACCAACGATGACGATGTCACGTACATGCCGCTTGAAGGGTTTACTACCGTTGATCTTGGTTATGAAAAAGGCAATGCGCTGTCCAAGATGGTCAACAAGTTCACTGAAGCTCCATTTACTAAAATGTATTTCGATTTATTCGATCAAGTATGGAATGACAAAAGTAAGCTTGAAGATGTCACGAATCAAGTAGCTGAGCACATCTCATCTATTTATAAAGAAAACTCACCGGAGTTTATTTATTATGTCATCTTATACAATATCTTTAATGAATTCTTGTCTGATATCACTGAAGATATACTACCAAACGAAGCAACAGGATTTAAGGATACAGAAATCTGGAAACGTCTTTACCATTTTCAGAAGGATGCTGTCTTGGGTGCCATTAATAAGCTTGAGAAATATAATGGCTGTATTCTTGCAGACAGTGTCGGTCTCGGTAAAACATTCTCTGCTCTCGGAATTATCAAATATTACGAGCTTCGCAACAAGTCGGTCTTGTTGCTGTGTCCGAAGAAGCTTGCAGATAACTGGCTCACGTACAAACAAAACGTGACTAATAATATACTGTACACCGATCGTTTGCGATACGATGTGCTTTATCATACGGACATTTCCCGTGAGAGAGGTAAGTCTAATGATATTCCACTCGATAGACTAAACTGGGGCAACTACGATTTGCTTGTTATCGACGAATCGCATAACTTCCGAAATAACGAAGCAAAGAAAGACAAAGAGACGCGCTATCAAAAGCTAATGCGGAAAGTGCTTAAAAGTGGTGTTAAAACGAAAGTGTTGATGCTGTCTGCAACGCCGGTGAACAACAAGTTCATGGATCTTCGTAACCAGCTTGCTCTGGCGTATGAAGGAAATCCTGAAGAAATCAACAACAAGCTTGGCACTGACCGAGGCATCAACGATATCTTCAAAAGGGCTCAGTCTGCATTTAATCAGTGGTCTAAGCTGGATGCCGCTGGTCGTACAACCGAGACATTACTTGGGATGCTGGACTTTGACTTTTTTGAGCTCTTGGATAGCCTGACTATCGCTCGTTCTCGGAAACACATTCAGAAGTATTACAATTCGGAAGAAATCGGTGAATTCCCTAAGCGACTACCACCTATATCCAAGTTTTGTGACCTGACAGACAGAACAGACGTCATCGGGTATAATGATATCTTTATGGAGTTATCCAAAATTAATTTAGGCATCTATGCTCCGTTCAAATATATCCAACCGAGTCGCTTGCGGAAGTATGAAGAATTATATGATACCAGCTTGAAGGGTGGAAGCGGAAGTTTTAAACAGTTGGATCGGGAAGGTAGCTTGCAGCTCTTGATGAGGATTAATCTGCTCAAACGACTTGAGAGTTCAGTTGAATCTTTCCGATTGACGCTGTCCAAGATTATATCGAAGCTTGGCCAGACACTAGAGAGAATTGAGGCTTACCAGCAAAGCGGAAAGTCAGATGCAGTCGGATACACTGAGGTTGAAGATGCTAGTCTCGATGATGATGACTGGCTGGATGATGACTTTACCATCGGGAATACGATTAAAATAAACCTTTCCGATATGGACGTAATCAGATGGAAAGAAGATTTAATGAACGATTACAATATTCTATCTTCCCTTCATGAGGAGATGCGGAAAGTAACACCTGAGCATGATCAGAAACTGAATGTCCTGAAACAAGTCATTGATAACAAAATCGGGCAGCAAATCAATCCGGGCAATCGTAAAGTGATCATCTTTAGTGCCTTCACGGATACAGCGGCATACCTATACAACCATTTATCCGTATACATGAAAACAAAATACAATATCGATTCAGCTAAAATTGTTGGCAGCGATGAGAATAAGAACACCGCTGGTCTGAGGAACGACATCAGCACATTGCTTACCTGCTTTTCTCCGCGATCCAAGGAGAAGAAGTTGACAATGCCTGATGTAAAAGGCGAAATCGACTTACTAATTGCCTCCGATTGCATATCTGAGGGTCAAAATTTACAGGATTGCGATTTCCTAGTTAATTATGATATCCACTGGAATCCGGTACGGATTATCCAACGATTTGGAAGAATTGACCGGATAGGCTCACAAAACAAATCCATTCAGTTAGTAAACTTCTGGCCTAACATGACGCTGGATGAATATATTCAACTGAAAGAACGGGTTGAGAATCGCATGGTGATCATGGATATGACAGCAACCGGTGATGACAATGTCCTGTTTAATCAGTCCAGCGATCTGGAATATCGGAAGCAGCAGCTTAATCGCTTACAGAAAGAAGTCGTCGATTTGGATGACATGAACACTGGGGTAGCCATAACGGATTTAGGTCTTAATGACTTTCGTATGGATTTGGTGAACTATGTCAAAGAGAATGGTGAACTCGATACTGTTCTAAGCGGACTGCATACCGTTGTTCCTGCTGATGAAGACAAAGGAGTAAAGCCCGGCGTCATATTCGTCCTTCGGAATGTAAATGAAGAATTAAACCCGGATAAGCAAAACCGCCTGCATCCTTTCTACCTTGTCTACATGAGTGACGATGGCGAAGTCATAACCAATCATATGGATGTAAAGAAGACGCTCGATGTCCTACGTGCTTTGTGTAGAGGACAAGCAGAACCCGTTCTAGATGCTTGCCGCAGCTTTAATCAAGCGACCAAAGACGGCAGGAAGATGGATGCCTATTCCATGCTACTGGAGGAAGCGATTCGTTCCATTGTCCAGGTGAAGGAAGAAGGCGACCTGGATAGCTTGTTCAGTTCTGGAGGCACAACAGCTTTAATTGACTCCGTTAAAGGGCTTGAAGATTTTGAACTCATTACCTTTGTCGTCTTAAGGCAGGTGGGTGACTGA
- a CDS encoding restriction endonuclease-related protein, whose product MDKIQHMLYYLITGLQGWPNNYSKIPDELHKGMLMFIQEAAKSGGEVPADVHRLLQLLHKPSNEWGIQGLSEYYPEEAPLVEEFIGITPDAEDFINTYHSPDEAQQKNMFAILQFCREDSRKLQTEYTQIRTFLSQPQHAVVSSFQFVQFADSFRDRELSSLIRQCYEEITSPLMNYRKCPHCGWTLEYKQDRWRCNKENICHTLADFEVVEQFDFRNERVYRLLPGIQRYVLLPGISEMKLADYLRRKEYEVELYPNIDEYDLAISLHNLKIFLDVKDFKDPRTLANFFNQQSAAYLEKYGPNVYVVVPKYRNDLFPYYSQRASLFLNEEAKKFITILMENEVEKMLKKVLP is encoded by the coding sequence TTGGATAAAATTCAGCATATGCTTTACTACCTAATCACCGGATTGCAAGGGTGGCCGAATAACTATTCAAAAATCCCGGACGAGCTTCACAAGGGAATGCTTATGTTTATACAAGAAGCGGCGAAATCAGGAGGGGAGGTTCCTGCTGATGTGCATCGGCTGCTTCAATTGTTACATAAGCCGTCAAACGAATGGGGAATTCAGGGGTTATCCGAGTACTACCCGGAAGAGGCCCCATTAGTTGAGGAATTCATCGGAATCACTCCGGATGCAGAAGATTTCATAAATACATATCATTCTCCGGATGAAGCGCAGCAGAAGAATATGTTTGCGATCTTGCAGTTTTGCAGAGAGGACAGTCGGAAGCTGCAGACGGAGTATACACAAATCCGTACCTTTCTGTCTCAACCCCAACATGCGGTAGTCTCATCATTCCAGTTTGTTCAGTTCGCGGATTCGTTTCGTGATCGTGAGTTAAGCAGCCTAATTCGGCAGTGCTATGAAGAAATAACTTCACCCTTGATGAACTACCGTAAATGTCCACATTGCGGCTGGACTCTGGAATATAAGCAGGATCGCTGGCGCTGCAATAAAGAGAACATCTGTCATACCCTGGCTGACTTTGAAGTGGTGGAGCAGTTTGATTTCAGGAATGAACGTGTCTATCGCTTGCTTCCGGGTATTCAGAGGTATGTACTGCTGCCTGGGATTTCTGAAATGAAGCTTGCTGATTACTTGAGACGGAAAGAGTATGAAGTGGAACTCTATCCTAATATCGATGAATATGACCTCGCCATCTCCCTGCATAACCTTAAGATTTTTCTGGATGTGAAGGATTTCAAAGATCCACGAACGCTCGCAAATTTCTTCAACCAACAGTCAGCAGCGTATTTAGAGAAGTACGGTCCAAACGTATATGTTGTTGTTCCTAAGTATCGAAATGATCTATTTCCCTATTACAGCCAGAGGGCGTCATTATTTCTTAATGAAGAGGCTAAGAAATTCATTACGATCCTGATGGAAAATGAAGTGGAGAAAATGCTGAAGAAGGTGCTTCCATGA
- a CDS encoding site-specific DNA-methyltransferase, giving the protein MNKLTMKSADLTQVNIDKIAELFPNVITEARDEHGKIKRAVDFDLLKQELSDIHVEGEKERYQLTWPGKKEAILTANLPIDKTLRPVKEDSIDWESTQNIYIEGDNLEVLKLLQESYLNKVKCIYIDPPYNTGNDFVYKDNFNESTDEYLANSGQIDESGYRLISNPTSNGRFHSDWLTMMYSRLKISRSLLKEDGVIFISIDDNELYNMKKICDEIFGKESFVGCFVWKRRASSALASNLVSTDHEYVLSYGKNSGIVFKGKEKNYTTYKNPDYDPRGPWTLGDLTVGMTKDQRPNQFYDLIDPETGKAYKANPNRVWAFIPESMNKLLAENRVVFPKDINKRPMLKRFMSELKRDVDPVSTLLSDVGMNSEGTKVIKDHFDIPIFNYSKPLSLVEQLIEQVTDSHDIILDFFSGSATTAEAVLKLNSKDNSTRNFIMIQIPEAINDSAEAQTLSLSNICEIGKERIRRAAKKIKDETGADIDYGFRVYRLDSSNMKDVYYTPDRLGQMNLDDVALNIKEERSGEDLLIQVMLECGLELSLPIESKEIEGKTIHCVAGNSLIACFDVEVSESLIKKITKDQPLRVVFRDSSFQDDSARINVEELFRLLSPSTEIQVL; this is encoded by the coding sequence ATGAACAAACTAACAATGAAATCAGCCGATCTGACTCAGGTCAATATCGACAAAATTGCGGAACTGTTTCCCAACGTTATTACAGAAGCAAGAGATGAACACGGAAAAATAAAACGTGCGGTTGATTTTGATTTGTTGAAGCAAGAACTGTCCGATATTCACGTTGAAGGAGAGAAAGAACGGTATCAATTGACTTGGCCGGGTAAAAAGGAGGCCATTTTGACAGCAAATTTGCCAATAGATAAGACTCTACGACCGGTAAAAGAAGATAGTATTGATTGGGAGAGCACTCAGAATATTTACATTGAAGGTGACAACCTGGAAGTATTAAAGCTACTACAGGAATCTTATTTGAACAAAGTAAAGTGTATCTATATCGACCCTCCTTATAACACTGGCAATGATTTTGTATATAAAGATAATTTTAATGAATCAACTGATGAGTACTTAGCTAACTCTGGTCAGATAGATGAATCTGGATACAGATTAATTTCTAACCCAACTTCGAATGGTCGATTCCATAGTGATTGGCTGACAATGATGTACTCAAGATTAAAGATATCTAGGAGTTTATTAAAAGAAGATGGCGTTATATTTATAAGTATTGATGATAATGAGCTATACAATATGAAGAAAATATGTGATGAGATTTTTGGGAAAGAATCTTTTGTCGGTTGTTTTGTATGGAAAAGAAGGGCATCATCGGCTTTAGCTTCTAACCTAGTATCAACAGATCATGAATATGTATTATCATATGGGAAAAACAGTGGGATAGTATTTAAAGGAAAAGAAAAGAATTATACGACTTATAAGAATCCTGATTATGATCCAAGAGGGCCTTGGACACTTGGTGATTTAACTGTAGGTATGACAAAGGATCAAAGACCAAATCAATTTTATGATTTAATAGATCCGGAAACAGGTAAGGCGTATAAGGCAAACCCTAATAGAGTATGGGCTTTTATTCCTGAATCGATGAATAAATTACTTGCTGAGAATAGAGTAGTGTTCCCTAAAGATATTAATAAACGACCAATGTTAAAAAGATTTATGAGTGAGTTGAAAAGAGATGTTGATCCAGTTTCAACGTTACTTTCAGATGTTGGAATGAACTCTGAGGGTACAAAAGTTATTAAAGATCACTTTGATATTCCAATTTTCAATTATTCAAAACCTTTATCACTAGTCGAACAGCTAATAGAACAAGTAACTGACTCTCATGATATAATACTAGACTTTTTCTCGGGTTCTGCTACAACAGCGGAGGCTGTGTTGAAATTAAACTCAAAAGATAATTCGACTCGCAATTTTATTATGATACAGATACCAGAAGCTATCAATGACTCAGCTGAAGCACAAACCCTGAGTTTGTCGAATATTTGTGAGATTGGCAAAGAACGCATCCGCCGTGCTGCTAAGAAAATCAAAGACGAAACTGGGGCAGACATTGATTACGGCTTCCGTGTGTATCGATTAGACTCTAGCAACATGAAAGACGTCTATTACACGCCAGACAGACTTGGTCAGATGAATCTGGATGATGTGGCGTTGAACATCAAGGAAGAACGCTCTGGCGAGGACTTGCTAATCCAAGTTATGCTGGAGTGCGGCTTGGAGCTTTCACTACCTATAGAGTCCAAGGAAATTGAAGGAAAAACGATCCATTGTGTTGCAGGGAATTCCTTGATTGCATGTTTTGATGTAGAGGTATCAGAGTCTCTTATCAAGAAAATCACTAAGGACCAACCGCTTCGCGTTGTATTCCGTGACAGCTCATTCCAGGATGATTCTGCTCGCATCAATGTTGAAGAACTATTCAGGCTACTCTCCCCAAGCACTGAAATACAAGTGCTATAA
- a CDS encoding DUF4391 domain-containing protein gives MFQLPLSTLVNRKIPKNKFYEKLQANQHLKELFTEQVESIIWKYKLSKETIRLEPKEEIEEVQVFEVHLKERTYSIDLLRSIDKAISYPILHVIIYEDQAKLAIAYKERNQINDNRSVVRSYHESEWQPVEKLKLDIIQGLDLKAVYENIIRQLMPISSNSEMELSAVLERQASIDKLTLECQRLESKIRGEKQFNRKVELNMELQRKRKELNQLLN, from the coding sequence ATGTTTCAATTGCCATTAAGCACACTCGTAAATCGCAAAATACCGAAGAACAAGTTTTATGAGAAGCTCCAGGCGAATCAGCACCTGAAAGAACTGTTTACTGAACAAGTTGAATCGATCATCTGGAAGTACAAACTATCCAAGGAAACGATTCGACTGGAGCCAAAAGAAGAGATTGAGGAAGTTCAAGTGTTTGAAGTTCACTTGAAAGAGCGAACCTACTCAATTGATCTGTTGCGGAGCATCGACAAGGCGATCTCCTACCCTATACTGCACGTCATTATATACGAAGATCAGGCAAAGCTCGCCATCGCCTACAAGGAGCGGAATCAGATTAATGATAACCGCTCCGTTGTACGTTCCTATCACGAATCGGAATGGCAACCTGTAGAAAAATTAAAATTGGACATCATTCAAGGGCTTGATTTAAAGGCCGTATACGAGAACATCATCCGTCAACTGATGCCTATTAGCTCGAATTCAGAAATGGAACTTTCAGCCGTTCTGGAGCGGCAGGCAAGCATAGACAAGCTGACGCTAGAATGCCAGCGGTTAGAGTCGAAAATTCGCGGAGAGAAGCAGTTCAACCGCAAGGTCGAATTGAATATGGAACTGCAACGTAAACGTAAAGAATTGAATCAACTTCTCAACTAA
- a CDS encoding type III restriction-modification system endonuclease, with the protein MKIKFKHQQFQLDAVKSIVNVFQGQPNESSRFTLDKGLRQKSVEIGDLFQQTSGNDSEYGFKNNPIKLVDREVLSNIQAIQRQNGLKLSERLEGKYNLTVEMETGTGKTYTYIRTMFELYKKYGWGKFIIVVPSIAIREGVLKTFQITEDYFMAEYGSKARYFVYNSKQLHHIEKFASDAGINVMIINAQAFNARGKDARRITMELDDFASRKPIDVIASTNPILIIDEPQSVEGQKTKEALKDFKALFTLRYSATHREDYNKVYRLDALDAYNMKLVKKISVKGISVKGSSGTNSYVYLEGVDVSDKHVPVARLEYEKRTKSGLTKVSKKIITGDDLYQLSDNLEQYKGYKVSEINGQNNSISFINGVTLYAGDVQGDVSELHFRRIQIRETLKSHFEKERVLFHKDIKVLSLFFIDEVAKYRQYDKDSTEQNGEYADIFEEEYMEILNEQLSLFADDPYVQYLNNIRVKATHKGYFSIDKKSNRFVDSKVSARETDSDDADAYDLIMRQKEQLLSFEEPTRFIFSHSALKEGWDNPNVFQICTLKHSDSTIKKRQEVGRGLRLCVNKHGERIDSSIQGINVHEINALTVVASESYEQFAKQLQSEIAATLSDRPRKADNSFFLEKVLVNARSEQLKIDERLATKLQNAFIRNGYTDDEYNLTDVYFAAVEEQTIKLPDELNAHQEQLIELVKTIYVESKSDMTNDDRKNTIPSITVNNNFHKKEFKELWNRINKRSMYTVQFDSEELVRKCILAIDMSLDVPSIRYSIKHGEMNEIESRDQLKQGEAFVQRETQTEYVHGAAASKIKYDLIGKLMDETTLTRKTIVAIMKGIKQTKFMLFQKNPEEFILRASRLINEQKATTIIESITYDVINETFDTDVFTKNTLKGQPGQNAIAVEKHIYDYVVTDSKIERAFAKELDTSKEVNIYAKLPRGFYIPTPVGDYNPDWAIVFRDGDVKHIYFIAETKGSLDSMELREVEKAKIECARRHFAKLNSDQLRYDVVNSYEKLLEIVKG; encoded by the coding sequence ATGAAAATTAAATTCAAACACCAGCAGTTCCAATTGGATGCAGTAAAGAGCATTGTTAACGTATTTCAAGGACAACCTAACGAATCCTCACGGTTTACGCTTGATAAAGGTCTGCGACAAAAGAGTGTGGAGATAGGCGACCTCTTTCAACAAACAAGCGGTAATGATTCGGAATATGGGTTTAAGAACAACCCTATTAAGCTTGTCGATCGAGAAGTTCTAAGCAATATTCAAGCGATACAACGTCAAAACGGGTTGAAACTATCCGAGCGGCTTGAAGGCAAATACAATCTGACGGTTGAAATGGAAACCGGTACAGGTAAAACCTATACGTATATTCGGACGATGTTTGAGTTGTACAAAAAGTACGGCTGGGGCAAATTCATTATTGTTGTCCCTTCAATTGCAATTCGGGAAGGCGTACTGAAGACGTTTCAGATAACTGAAGACTACTTCATGGCTGAGTATGGGTCGAAAGCTCGTTATTTTGTTTATAATTCCAAGCAACTGCATCATATTGAGAAGTTTGCAAGTGACGCGGGTATTAACGTGATGATTATAAATGCTCAAGCGTTTAATGCTAGAGGTAAGGATGCAAGAAGAATTACGATGGAGCTTGATGATTTTGCTTCCCGTAAACCCATTGATGTGATCGCAAGCACCAATCCTATACTCATCATTGATGAGCCACAATCCGTTGAGGGGCAGAAAACAAAAGAGGCATTGAAAGATTTCAAGGCATTGTTTACGCTGCGATATTCGGCGACTCATCGAGAAGACTACAATAAAGTCTATCGCCTCGATGCACTGGATGCCTACAACATGAAGCTGGTCAAGAAGATTAGCGTAAAAGGCATCTCAGTTAAAGGATCAAGCGGAACGAACAGTTATGTGTATCTCGAAGGCGTTGATGTCAGCGACAAGCATGTTCCAGTAGCTCGACTTGAGTATGAAAAACGCACCAAGTCCGGATTAACCAAAGTATCCAAGAAGATCATCACAGGCGATGACCTCTATCAATTGTCTGATAACTTGGAGCAGTATAAAGGTTACAAGGTATCTGAAATCAATGGCCAGAATAACAGTATCAGCTTTATTAATGGAGTCACGCTGTATGCCGGAGACGTGCAAGGTGATGTCAGCGAGCTTCATTTCCGGCGAATCCAGATTCGGGAGACGCTGAAATCTCACTTCGAGAAGGAGCGGGTGCTGTTCCATAAAGATATTAAAGTGCTCTCGCTCTTCTTTATCGACGAAGTTGCCAAATACCGACAATACGATAAAGACAGCACCGAACAAAACGGCGAATATGCGGATATCTTCGAAGAAGAGTACATGGAAATCCTTAACGAACAACTGTCATTGTTCGCAGACGACCCATATGTTCAATATTTGAATAACATTCGAGTAAAGGCTACGCATAAAGGGTACTTCTCCATCGACAAAAAGAGCAATCGGTTCGTTGATTCCAAAGTGTCTGCCAGAGAAACGGACTCCGATGATGCAGATGCATATGACCTGATTATGCGACAGAAGGAGCAACTTCTCAGCTTTGAGGAACCGACACGGTTTATTTTCTCTCACTCGGCGCTGAAGGAAGGTTGGGACAACCCGAACGTATTTCAGATTTGTACGCTTAAGCACAGTGACTCCACAATCAAGAAGCGGCAGGAAGTAGGCCGTGGATTACGACTCTGCGTGAACAAGCATGGTGAACGAATCGATTCTAGTATTCAGGGTATTAATGTTCATGAGATTAATGCACTAACCGTTGTTGCAAGCGAATCCTATGAGCAGTTTGCCAAACAGCTCCAGAGCGAGATTGCGGCGACATTGTCGGATCGCCCACGCAAGGCAGATAATAGCTTCTTCTTGGAGAAAGTTCTTGTGAACGCCCGTAGCGAACAATTAAAAATCGATGAGCGACTCGCGACCAAGTTACAAAATGCGTTCATCCGTAATGGCTATACAGACGATGAATACAATCTGACGGATGTTTACTTTGCAGCCGTAGAAGAACAAACCATCAAACTGCCTGACGAGCTGAATGCACATCAAGAGCAGCTTATTGAGCTGGTTAAAACGATCTACGTTGAAAGCAAGTCGGATATGACGAACGATGACCGGAAAAATACGATTCCATCCATCACGGTGAACAACAACTTTCATAAGAAAGAATTCAAGGAATTGTGGAATCGGATCAATAAGAGATCAATGTATACCGTTCAGTTTGATTCGGAAGAGTTGGTGCGAAAGTGTATCTTGGCAATTGATATGAGCTTGGACGTGCCCTCGATACGTTATTCCATCAAGCATGGAGAAATGAACGAGATTGAATCCCGTGATCAACTGAAGCAAGGTGAAGCGTTCGTACAGCGTGAGACTCAGACAGAATACGTTCACGGAGCTGCAGCTTCGAAGATCAAATACGACTTGATCGGTAAGCTGATGGATGAAACAACGCTCACCAGAAAAACGATTGTAGCTATTATGAAAGGCATCAAGCAAACGAAATTTATGCTGTTCCAGAAGAACCCTGAGGAGTTCATACTTCGAGCGTCCAGACTGATCAATGAGCAGAAGGCGACGACGATCATTGAATCAATTACGTATGATGTGATCAACGAAACGTTCGATACAGATGTGTTCACGAAGAACACGCTAAAGGGACAGCCTGGGCAAAACGCGATAGCGGTTGAAAAGCACATCTACGACTATGTAGTGACGGATTCCAAGATTGAGCGGGCTTTTGCGAAAGAGCTGGATACGAGCAAGGAAGTAAACATTTATGCTAAGCTGCCGCGGGGCTTCTACATCCCAACTCCAGTCGGCGACTACAATCCGGACTGGGCAATTGTATTCAGAGATGGTGACGTCAAGCATATCTACTTTATTGCTGAGACGAAAGGTTCTTTGGACTCCATGGAGCTGCGCGAAGTTGAGAAGGCGAAGATTGAATGTGCACGGCGGCACTTTGCCAAGCTCAACTCGGATCAGTTGAGGTATGATGTGGTTAACAGCTATGAGAAGTTGTTGGAGATTGTAAAAGGGTAA